A section of the Trichomycterus rosablanca isolate fTriRos1 chromosome 6, fTriRos1.hap1, whole genome shotgun sequence genome encodes:
- the LOC134316746 gene encoding odorant receptor 131-2-like, with protein sequence MNTTDLLWTMDNYQEAFTKNIFIVFLAVIINFINVMLVITFFLNPVFHSEPRYVLFNNLVINDILMICISVSLYVLTYTVPNLNVSVCCTLLAIASTSFMSTSLNLAGMALERYIAICKPLHHSQICTLNRTYIVICLIWGVGAIPALADIIIIALMKPWSFFNSFIFCQPIFIYNTKYHTEKTIVTQSLYLSVVWITLIYTYVRVYFIVKRSSSSHHQSSAKKARNTILLHGGQLLLSMCSYLSPVLDMLLIPLFPTHRSKIAFFTYLITNIVPRLLSPLIYGVRDQKFAKYIKSYFTCNVVRLKFKSAVQ encoded by the coding sequence ATGAACACAACAGACCTACTTTGGACCATGGACAACTATCAGGAAGCTTTcacaaaaaacattttcattgtttttttagCTGTAATCATTAATTTCATAAATGTGATGTTAGTGATCACTTTCTTTCTAAATCCAGTGTTTCACAGCGAACCCAGATACGTTTTATTCAACAATCTTGTAATCAATGACATCCTTATGATTTGCATATCAGTGTCTTTGTATGTTTTAACATATACAGTCCCTAATTTAAATGTTTCTGTTTGTTGTACACTATTAGCAATAGCATCAACTAGTTTTATGAGCACTTCTTTGAATTTGGCTGGTATGGCATTAGAACGTTACATTGCCATCTGTAAACCACTGCACCACTCACAGATCTGCACACTGAACAGGACCTATATTGTCATCTGTTTGATATGGGGAGTTGGAGCAATTCCTGCATTAGCGGACATCATCATAATTGCTTTAATGAAGCCCtggtctttttttaattcttttatcTTCTGTCAACCGATATTTATATACAACACAAAGTATCATACAGAAAAAACAATTGTCACACAGTCCCTGTACTTGTCTGTGGTGTGGATAACTTTGATCTATACTTACGTTAGAGTTTATTTCATAGTCAAAAGATCCTCATCAAGTCATCATCAAAGTTCAGCCAAAAAGGCCCGAAACACAATACTTTTGCACGGTGGTCAGTTGCTCCTCTCTATGTGTTCTTATTTGTCACCTGTCTTGGATATGCTGTTAATTCCACTTTTCCCAACTCATCGATCTAAGATAGCTTTCTTTACCTATCTAATTACAAACATTGTACCTAGGCTCCTGAGCCCCCTAATTTATGGAGTTCGAGACCAGAAGTTTGCAAAATATATCAAAAGCTACTTTACTTGTAATGTGGTTAGGTTAAAGTTTAAATCAGCTGTACAATAG